From the genome of Rhodospirillales bacterium, one region includes:
- the frr gene encoding ribosome recycling factor has translation MTDSNLADARRRMEGAIRVLKEEFSGLRSGRAHTSLLEPIQVEAYGQTMRLSELATVGAPEARLLTVQVWDQGNVKSAERAIRESDLGLNPITEGTLLRVPLPELTEDRRKEFARTADRYAEQARIAVRNVRQHVMHSLRSAQREGELSEDEHRREGEEVQKLTDDFVGQIDQLVAVKRQEILQV, from the coding sequence ATGACCGACTCGAATCTCGCCGATGCCAGACGTCGCATGGAAGGCGCCATTCGCGTTCTCAAGGAAGAGTTTTCCGGACTCCGCTCTGGCCGGGCGCACACGAGTCTGTTGGAGCCCATTCAGGTCGAGGCCTACGGACAGACGATGCGGCTTTCGGAGCTGGCGACCGTCGGCGCGCCGGAAGCACGTTTGCTGACCGTCCAGGTATGGGATCAAGGAAACGTGAAGTCGGCTGAACGGGCAATTCGTGAATCAGATCTTGGGCTTAATCCGATCACGGAAGGGACGTTACTCCGCGTTCCGTTGCCGGAACTGACGGAAGACCGGCGCAAGGAGTTCGCCAGAACCGCCGACCGGTACGCCGAACAGGCGCGCATAGCCGTTCGAAATGTCCGTCAGCACGTGATGCACAGTCTTCGGAGCGCACAGCGGGAGGGGGAACTTTCGGAGGATGAGCACCGCCGGGAAGGCGAAGAGGTACAAAAGCTCACGGACGATTTCGTTGGACAGATTGACCAGCTGGTAGCAGTCAAGCGTCAGGAAATTCTTCAGGTGTGA
- a CDS encoding isoprenyl transferase gives MRCTISPRFSESARADQSREQPSHVAVIMDGNGRWAVQRGLARVDGHRKGADAVRETIAGAIACEVRYLTLYAFSTENWKRPRREIEVLMSLMVRHVHTEMDALAEQNVRVTFIGDRAKLPPEVAEGMAMMEDRTSANKGLRVIVGLNYSGRSELAWTFRQLLEDAVAGRIDASQVDETALSQRLMTAGVPDPDLVIRTGGEHRISNFLLWQIAYSELYFTSVLWPDFTRQDFQDAIAAYNCRRRRFGGIDA, from the coding sequence GTGAGGTGTACGATCAGCCCTCGGTTTTCGGAGAGCGCGCGGGCTGACCAGTCGAGGGAGCAACCGTCGCACGTTGCCGTGATCATGGACGGCAACGGCCGTTGGGCGGTCCAGCGCGGGCTGGCCCGTGTTGATGGGCACCGCAAGGGCGCGGATGCAGTTCGTGAAACGATCGCCGGAGCAATTGCCTGTGAGGTGAGGTACCTCACGCTCTACGCGTTCTCGACCGAGAATTGGAAACGGCCTCGTCGTGAGATCGAGGTCCTCATGTCACTCATGGTTCGGCATGTGCACACGGAGATGGACGCGCTGGCAGAGCAGAACGTGCGCGTAACGTTTATCGGTGACCGGGCCAAACTTCCGCCAGAAGTCGCGGAAGGAATGGCGATGATGGAGGATAGGACGTCTGCAAACAAAGGTTTGCGAGTGATTGTCGGACTGAACTACAGTGGCCGCAGTGAGCTCGCGTGGACGTTTCGGCAGCTGCTGGAGGACGCAGTGGCAGGGCGTATTGACGCTTCGCAGGTGGACGAAACGGCCCTCAGCCAGCGCTTGATGACGGCAGGCGTACCGGATCCTGACCTGGTCATCCGAACCGGTGGCGAGCACCGAATCTCGAACTTCCTGCTATGGCAGATCGCATACTCGGAACTGTATTTCACTTCAGTACTATGGCCGGACTTCACCAGACAGGACTTTCAGGACGCGATCGCGGCATACAACTGCCGCCGCCGCCGGTTCGGCGGAATCGATGCGTAG
- a CDS encoding phosphatidate cytidylyltransferase has protein sequence MRRVATRELAVRTASAAVMVPLVLIPAWTGNWPLAILLVAAGWQIGHEWFRMLGCRGLEAYGPPLSATAIGGAAYYAAGPVGAVAAAFVGAAVARICIRWPDRTWSNGLLGVPILAFPLTLVWELRGDGDEGRNLLLWCLLVVWTTDTFAYLCGRVLRGRRLAPTISPGKTWSGLFGGIFAAGVAGGLVGIMLGFPAETAVISAVSVGMATIVGDLVMSAVKRAHGCKDTGRLIPGHGGVLDRVDGFLFGVTLVAIWKLVVKGT, from the coding sequence ATGCGTAGAGTAGCGACGCGGGAGCTTGCCGTTCGAACTGCGTCGGCGGCAGTAATGGTGCCCTTGGTACTGATCCCCGCATGGACCGGGAATTGGCCGCTCGCAATTTTGCTGGTCGCTGCAGGCTGGCAGATCGGCCACGAATGGTTCCGAATGCTGGGCTGCCGCGGACTCGAGGCGTATGGGCCGCCGTTGAGCGCAACTGCCATCGGGGGGGCAGCGTATTACGCCGCCGGACCCGTCGGGGCCGTGGCAGCCGCATTTGTCGGAGCTGCCGTAGCGAGGATCTGCATCCGCTGGCCCGACCGCACTTGGTCTAACGGCTTACTCGGTGTCCCGATACTTGCGTTTCCGCTGACCTTGGTTTGGGAGCTTCGCGGTGACGGCGACGAAGGGCGCAACCTGCTGCTGTGGTGCTTGCTCGTTGTATGGACCACCGACACATTTGCCTATCTGTGCGGACGCGTGCTTCGGGGTCGACGTCTGGCACCGACGATCAGCCCGGGCAAGACCTGGAGCGGACTGTTTGGCGGCATCTTCGCAGCGGGTGTCGCAGGCGGTCTTGTCGGGATAATGCTAGGATTCCCTGCGGAAACAGCGGTTATCAGTGCCGTCAGCGTTGGGATGGCCACGATCGTGGGTGATTTGGTCATGAGCGCGGTGAAACGCGCGCATGGGTGCAAGGATACCGGCCGGCTGATACCCGGTCATGGCGGGGTCCTCGATCGGGTTGACGGATTCTTGTTCGGCGTCACGCTCGTGGCGATTTGGAAGCTGGTCGTCAAAGGAACCTGA
- the tsf gene encoding translation elongation factor Ts — MTKISAALVKQLREQTGSGMMDCKRALSETGGDLEAAQDWLRAKGIAGAEKKAGRAASEGLVGLSVDGRRAALVEVNAETDFVARNTEFQAFVREVADAGLDAGGDLEALTASTLSGGATVAERAIEVSAKTGENIVVRRTESVTVERGLIGSYVHGAVAAGLGRIGTLVAVETDGAAEGFEDLAKQLAMHVAAARPQALRRDDLDPAAVERERAVLIEQARESGRPDNIIEKMVEGRMRKFYGEVVLTEQIWVIDNKSKVADVLASVAESAGVAAHLSGLACLVLGEGVEKRVSNLAAEVAGTLRS; from the coding sequence ATGACGAAGATTTCTGCCGCACTGGTCAAGCAGCTGCGCGAGCAGACAGGCTCGGGAATGATGGACTGCAAGCGCGCGCTTTCCGAGACGGGCGGTGACCTCGAAGCAGCGCAGGACTGGCTGCGCGCCAAGGGCATTGCCGGCGCCGAGAAGAAGGCGGGGCGCGCGGCGTCTGAAGGACTGGTGGGTCTCTCGGTGGATGGCCGGCGCGCGGCGCTGGTGGAGGTTAACGCCGAAACCGACTTCGTGGCCCGGAACACCGAATTCCAGGCGTTCGTGCGCGAGGTGGCGGACGCAGGCTTGGACGCCGGAGGCGACCTGGAAGCGCTAACTGCGTCGACGCTGTCCGGTGGCGCCACGGTGGCGGAGCGCGCAATCGAGGTGAGCGCCAAGACGGGCGAGAATATCGTGGTCCGCCGTACGGAGTCGGTGACGGTGGAACGCGGCTTGATCGGTAGCTATGTGCACGGGGCCGTTGCGGCGGGCCTGGGACGCATCGGGACGCTCGTGGCGGTCGAAACGGACGGAGCCGCCGAGGGTTTCGAGGATCTTGCGAAACAGCTTGCGATGCATGTGGCCGCGGCAAGACCGCAGGCGCTTCGCCGCGATGACCTGGATCCGGCCGCCGTCGAGCGCGAACGGGCCGTGCTCATTGAACAGGCCAGAGAAAGCGGCCGACCAGACAACATCATCGAAAAGATGGTTGAAGGCCGTATGCGCAAGTTCTATGGCGAGGTGGTGCTGACGGAGCAGATATGGGTGATCGACAACAAGTCTAAGGTTGCCGATGTGCTTGCATCGGTTGCCGAGAGCGCTGGTGTGGCGGCGCACTTGTCCGGCCTTGCCTGTCTCGTGCTGGGCGAGGGGGTGGAAAAACGCGTGTCGAACTTGGCGGCGGAAGTGGCAGGCACGTTAAGGAGCTAA
- the glpK gene encoding glycerol kinase GlpK, whose protein sequence is MRQPALLAIDQGTSSSRAIVFTLDAVPLVVSQKELASRYGPDGWVEQDPEEIWRTTLETCREAVGVAQDRGLEITAAGIANQRETTVVWERSSGRPVYNAIVWQDRRGAGRCSELRRQGLASAIVEATGLVPDSYFSATKLQWLLEHVEDADAAAATGKLAFGTIDSFLLWRLTGGRVHATDATNASRTMLFNIATQQWDLDLLELFRVPRVILPEVRDSVSDYGTISADLLGAEIPIRGIAGDQQAAAVGQTCFKPGMAKCTYGTGAFLLINVGGSKPKPANGLLGTVGSRLAGETSYAIEGTIFNAGSTIQWLSETLRLVADPVRSSGLAATVKDSGGVVLVPAFTGLGAPHWDPEARGGIFGLSRDTTPAHIVRAGLEAVAYQTHDLLEAAGGLGQYGRLRVDGAMAKNDWLMQFLSDVLGVPVERPAVTETTALGAAFLAGLGAGTYDDTNAVGRLWKEERCFTPSDADCAPHLTLWQEAVRRVRKRPGIASTNI, encoded by the coding sequence ATGCGCCAGCCTGCACTCCTCGCCATAGATCAGGGCACCAGCAGCAGCCGGGCCATCGTGTTTACTCTTGACGCGGTCCCGCTGGTCGTTTCCCAGAAAGAGCTTGCGTCTCGATACGGGCCGGACGGTTGGGTGGAACAGGACCCGGAGGAAATCTGGCGAACCACGCTGGAGACGTGCCGGGAGGCGGTTGGCGTCGCCCAGGACCGTGGGCTGGAGATCACAGCTGCCGGCATCGCAAATCAACGCGAGACAACGGTGGTCTGGGAGCGCAGCAGTGGCCGGCCGGTCTACAACGCGATCGTCTGGCAGGATCGCCGCGGGGCCGGGCGCTGCTCCGAACTGCGACGACAGGGACTGGCATCCGCGATCGTGGAGGCGACCGGCCTGGTCCCTGATTCCTATTTTTCAGCGACCAAACTGCAGTGGCTGCTCGAGCACGTCGAGGACGCTGACGCGGCGGCCGCCACCGGGAAGCTGGCCTTCGGAACGATCGACAGCTTCTTACTGTGGCGGTTGACCGGTGGGCGCGTGCACGCCACCGACGCCACGAACGCCTCTCGGACCATGCTGTTCAACATTGCCACCCAGCAATGGGATCTTGACTTGCTGGAATTGTTCCGGGTGCCGCGTGTGATCTTGCCGGAAGTACGGGACAGCGTGTCCGACTATGGGACAATTTCTGCTGACCTTCTTGGGGCCGAAATACCGATCCGGGGAATCGCCGGTGATCAGCAAGCGGCGGCGGTCGGGCAGACATGCTTCAAGCCAGGCATGGCCAAGTGCACATACGGAACCGGGGCATTCCTGCTGATCAACGTCGGCGGCAGCAAGCCGAAACCTGCGAACGGTTTGCTGGGAACGGTTGGCTCCCGGTTGGCCGGTGAGACCAGCTATGCCATCGAAGGCACGATCTTCAATGCCGGAAGTACCATTCAGTGGTTGAGCGAGACCCTGAGGCTGGTTGCCGATCCCGTCCGCTCATCGGGACTGGCGGCAACCGTGAAGGACTCGGGAGGAGTGGTTCTCGTGCCCGCGTTTACCGGTCTGGGAGCACCGCATTGGGACCCGGAGGCACGCGGCGGGATCTTTGGATTGTCACGTGACACGACGCCGGCCCACATCGTGCGAGCGGGCCTAGAAGCAGTCGCCTATCAGACGCATGATCTCCTCGAGGCGGCCGGCGGCCTCGGGCAGTATGGTCGGCTTCGCGTCGATGGAGCCATGGCGAAGAACGATTGGCTCATGCAGTTTCTTTCAGACGTGCTTGGCGTGCCAGTGGAACGGCCTGCCGTAACCGAGACCACCGCGCTCGGAGCGGCATTTCTGGCGGGACTTGGTGCGGGAACCTATGACGACACGAATGCCGTCGGCAGGCTCTGGAAAGAAGAACGTTGCTTCACCCCGTCCGATGCCGATTGTGCCCCGCACCTGACCCTCTGGCAGGAAGCGGTCCGAAGGGTACGGAAGCGCCCCGGCATCGCCTCCACGAACATCTGA
- the pyrH gene encoding UMP kinase yields the protein MGTRDGKKTGGLALPPGPFYRRVLVKLSGEAFAGAQGHGIDGEKVSHIAREIRSVYRLGIQVCIVIGAGNIFRGTESKLRYLDRPTADEMGMLATVINGLALHSALRAQNIKSHVMSAISMPEICEPFVRWQAHAYLEQSEVLVCAAGTGSPLFTTDTAAAVRAAELQCDAIFKGTQVDGVYDSDPHRNPNAKRFLWISYQHALAKNLQVMDSAALSIARDAEIPILVFSLEGTNALVDAVQGQGTFTMVSDKPRHLVLHDRRVGERAFGMMEAEEG from the coding sequence ATGGGTACGCGTGACGGGAAAAAGACGGGGGGCCTGGCGTTGCCGCCCGGGCCCTTTTACCGTCGCGTCCTAGTCAAGCTGTCCGGCGAAGCGTTTGCCGGCGCGCAAGGGCACGGGATCGACGGCGAGAAGGTCAGCCACATCGCCAGAGAGATCCGATCTGTCTATCGCCTCGGAATCCAGGTCTGCATCGTGATCGGGGCGGGCAATATTTTTCGCGGCACCGAAAGCAAGCTGAGATACCTCGATCGTCCTACGGCAGACGAGATGGGGATGTTGGCTACCGTCATTAACGGACTGGCGCTGCACAGTGCCCTGCGCGCGCAAAACATCAAATCCCATGTGATGTCGGCGATATCAATGCCGGAAATTTGTGAGCCATTTGTTCGCTGGCAAGCGCACGCCTACCTTGAGCAGTCAGAGGTTTTGGTGTGCGCCGCAGGAACCGGATCTCCGCTTTTTACCACCGATACCGCGGCTGCTGTGCGTGCCGCGGAACTGCAGTGCGACGCGATCTTCAAGGGCACACAAGTGGACGGGGTTTACGATTCCGACCCGCATCGCAACCCGAACGCCAAACGCTTTCTTTGGATTTCCTACCAGCATGCGCTGGCCAAGAATCTGCAGGTCATGGATTCAGCTGCCCTGTCGATCGCCAGAGATGCGGAGATACCGATTCTCGTATTTTCGCTTGAAGGCACGAACGCGCTCGTTGACGCCGTGCAGGGCCAAGGAACGTTTACCATGGTCAGTGACAAGCCCCGCCACTTGGTGCTGCATGACCGCCGTGTCGGCGAGAGGGCATTCGGTATGATGGAAGCTGAGGAAGGCTGA
- the dxr gene encoding 1-deoxy-D-xylulose-5-phosphate reductoisomerase, which yields MIQPGKTVTVLGSTGSVGQSTISLLLEHPGRWDVAALAAGSNAIKLAEQARLLNARYAAIADTGQAKVLEEALAGTGIEVGAGADAVIEAGARPAEWVMAAIGGAAGLTPTAKALERGATVALANKESMVCAGALLKRVAARSGGSIIPVDSEHSAIFQVFDSERPERVRAVVLTASGGPFLDRSPDSLSSVTPEDAVAHPVWNMGAKISVDSATMMNKGLELIEAAHLFPVRPDQLDVLIHPQSLVHGLVEYVDGTLCAVLGIPDMRVPIACALAWPDRMELELPRLDLADQGCLTFRKPDPERFPALRIAREALQQGGSAPTILNAANEEAVAAFLHGTLPFPRITAVSEEVLATLPDTPIDDFTAVVAVDAQARASARALTSVH from the coding sequence GTGATACAGCCGGGGAAGACGGTCACGGTTCTCGGTTCCACCGGCTCGGTGGGGCAAAGCACCATCAGCCTGCTTCTTGAGCACCCCGGACGATGGGACGTCGCGGCACTGGCCGCGGGATCCAATGCCATCAAGCTGGCGGAGCAGGCCCGCCTGCTGAACGCGAGGTATGCAGCCATCGCGGACACGGGCCAGGCCAAGGTCCTGGAGGAAGCACTGGCGGGTACCGGGATCGAAGTGGGTGCCGGGGCAGACGCTGTGATCGAAGCTGGTGCGCGACCGGCGGAATGGGTCATGGCGGCGATCGGCGGGGCAGCGGGGCTCACGCCGACTGCAAAGGCCTTGGAGCGAGGGGCTACCGTGGCCCTCGCCAACAAGGAAAGCATGGTTTGTGCCGGGGCGCTCCTCAAGCGAGTGGCCGCCCGGTCAGGCGGCAGCATCATTCCGGTGGATTCAGAGCACAGCGCAATTTTCCAGGTGTTCGATTCGGAGCGGCCGGAACGCGTGCGTGCGGTGGTCCTGACGGCATCCGGTGGCCCGTTCCTCGATCGCAGCCCGGACAGTCTTTCGTCGGTCACGCCCGAGGACGCGGTTGCCCATCCCGTGTGGAATATGGGTGCAAAGATTTCGGTGGATTCAGCCACCATGATGAACAAGGGGCTGGAGCTGATTGAAGCCGCGCACCTGTTTCCGGTCCGACCCGACCAGCTTGACGTTCTTATCCATCCCCAATCACTCGTCCATGGACTGGTTGAGTACGTCGACGGGACCTTGTGTGCCGTTCTCGGCATTCCGGACATGCGCGTACCCATCGCTTGCGCACTTGCCTGGCCGGATCGGATGGAGCTGGAACTTCCTCGCCTTGACTTGGCGGATCAAGGCTGCCTCACCTTCCGGAAGCCGGATCCAGAGCGCTTTCCAGCCCTTCGAATCGCGCGCGAAGCCTTGCAACAAGGGGGGTCGGCTCCTACGATCTTGAATGCTGCCAACGAGGAAGCTGTAGCCGCATTTCTCCACGGCACGCTGCCGTTCCCGAGAATTACCGCCGTGTCCGAGGAGGTCTTGGCGACGCTCCCGGATACTCCCATTGATGACTTCACTGCCGTCGTCGCGGTCGACGCACAGGCCCGTGCGTCCGCCCGCGCACTGACCAGTGTGCACTAG